A region from the Lolium perenne isolate Kyuss_39 chromosome 4, Kyuss_2.0, whole genome shotgun sequence genome encodes:
- the LOC127293641 gene encoding uncharacterized protein, giving the protein MNILNQPGAHPAFPAAKDTGAFQLMPASLRFDGPSTTHTHRTPRWQAQTLRRSSSYVGSPGADESAAPSANQPQAALAAPFQPVTLNFLRSLLDKGSMTAIAADEGGGKGAGAEAAPPPPLCALRVVVSSAVALDARQTELIARKMRRITGFVHLLVENVVDPSLIAGFVISYGLDDSHAIDLSVRARLAALKNRVDSFDRHHDDRLHPPRPHTPLY; this is encoded by the coding sequence ATGAACATCTTGAACCAGCCAGGCGCCCACCCGGCGTTCCCGGCCGCCAAGGACACCGGCGCCTTCCAGCTCATGCCGGCCTCCCTCCGCTTCGACGGCCCAAGCACCACCCACACCCACCGCACCCCACGGTGGCAGGCGCAAACCCTGCGCCGCTCCAGCAGCTACGTCGGCTCCCCCGGCGCCGACGAGAGCGCGGCGCCGTCCGCCAACCAGCCGCAGGCGGCCCTGGCGGCGCCGTTCCAGCCGGTCACGCTCAACTTCCTGCGCTCGCTGCTCGACAAGGGCAGCATGACCGCCATCGCGGCCGACGAGGGCGGCGGCAAGGGCGCCGGCGCCGAGGCGGCCCCGCCCCCGCCGCTGTGCGCGCTGCGCGTGGTCGTGTCCTCCGCCGTCGCGCTCGACGCGCGCCAGACGGAGCTCATCGCGCGCAAGATGCGCCGCATCACCGGcttcgtccacctcctcgtcgagaACGTGGTGGACCCCTCCCTCATCGCGGGCTTCGTCATCTCCTACGGCCTCGACGACTCCCACGCCATCGACCTCAGCGTCAGGGCGCGCCTCGCCGCGCTCAAGAACCGCGTCGACTCCTTCGACCGCCACCACGACGACCGGCTCCACCCGCCGCGGCCGCACACGCCGCTATACTGA
- the LOC127293640 gene encoding GLABRA2 expression modulator, which yields MASSFAPAPAPAGYPPHGDQAPPGYPPHGNQAPLPQHTAVAVTAASNGAGNPYVLVTPASAAPSTCQSIRKALGRYGKLLEDGTRRAADTTGNIWHHLRTAPNMADAAVARLAQGTKVYAEGGHDRVFHQVFGAVPGEQLRKAYACYLSTSSGPVIGTLYLSTARLAFCSDSPLPYHGPAAQPPEPMYYKVVLPLSQVRTVSPSASMSKPAERYIQIATMDNHEFWFMGFVSYDKALRNLSEALHHRA from the exons ATGGCATCGTCGTTTGCCCCTGCCCCGGCGCCGGCGGGATACCCGCCGCACGGCGACCAGGCGCCGCCGGGGTATCCGCCGCACGGCAACCAAGCGCCGCTTCCGCAGCACACGGCCGTCGCCGTCACGGCGGCGAGCAACGGCGCGGGAAACCCCTACGTGCTCGTCACCCCGGCCAGCGCGGCCCCGTCCACCTGCCAGT CCATCCGGAAGGCGCTGGGACGGTACGGCAAGCTGCTGGAGGACGGCACCCGCCGGGCCGCCGACACCACCGGCAACATCTGGCACCACC TCCGGACGGCCCCGAACATGGCGGACGCGGCGGTGGCGCGGCTGGCGCAGGGGACCAAGGTGTACGCGGAGGGCGGCCACGACAGGGTGTTCCACCAGGTGTTCGGCGCCGTGCCCGGGGAGCAGCTCCGCAAGGCCTACGCCTGCTACCTCTCCACCTCGTCCGGCCCCGTCATCGGCACGCTTTACCTCTCCACCGCGCGCCTCGCCTTCTGCAGCGACTCGCCGCTCCCCTACCACGGGCCCGCCGCCCAGCCGCCGGAGCCCATGTACTACAAG GTGGTGCTTCCGCTGAGTCAGGTGAGGACCGTGAGCCCGTCGGCCAGCATGTCGAAGCCGGCGGAGAGGTACATCCAGATCGCCACCATGGACAACCACGAGTTCTGGTTCATGGGCTTCGTCTCCTACGACAAGGCGCTCAGGAACCTCTCCGAGGCCCTGCACCACCGTGCGTGA